The Salvelinus fontinalis isolate EN_2023a chromosome 39, ASM2944872v1, whole genome shotgun sequence genome has a window encoding:
- the LOC129838749 gene encoding enoyl-CoA hydratase domain-containing protein 3, mitochondrial-like: MTRNLFYRAANIVQFNRFTHLAGSRLLCTQTQAEPLTVRQQNNGIRRITLNNPKKRNALSLSMLESLRGNILADIDSEDLRVIVISAKGPVFSSGHDLKELTSAQGRDYHTKVFQACSEVMTLIQDIPVPVIAMVNGVATAAGCQLVASCDIAVVTEKSTFATPGVNVGLFCSTPAVAIGRAVPKKVAMEMLFTGSPISAQDALRHGLVSKVVPEERLEEETLAIARRVCQASRPVVALGKATFHRQMAQGRDAAYATASRVMVDNLALRDGQEGIRAFIEKRKPVWTNKAEKANDE; this comes from the exons ATGACTCGAAATTTGTTTTACCGAGCTGCTAATATTGTCCAATTCAACAGGTTTACACATCTAGCTGGGTCAAGGTTACTTTGCACGCAAACTCAAGCAGAGCCACTGACTGTCAGACAGCAAAACAATGGAATAAG GAGAATAACCCTGAACAACCCCAAGAAGAGGAATGCCCTGTCTCTGTCCATGCTGGAATCACTGAGAGGCAACATCCTGGCTGACATCGACAGCGAAGACCTCAGAGTCATCGTCATATCAG CTAAGGGACCAGTGTTCTCCTCTGGGCATGACCTGAAGGAGCTGACGTCAGCACAGGGCAGAGATTACCACACCAAGGTGTTTCAGGCCTGCTCAGAG GTTATGACCCTGATACAAGACATTCCCGTGCCTGTGATTGCCATGGTGAATGGGGTTGCCACAGCAGCAGGATGCCAGCTTGTTGCCAGTTGTGACATTGCCGTGGTGACGGAGAAGTCCACCTTCGCCACGCCAGGGGTCAACGTGGGTCTGTTCTGCTCAACACCAGCCGTGGCAATAGGAAGAGCTGTCCCCAAGAAg GTTGCCATGGAGATGCTGTTCACAGGAAGCCCGATCTCGGCCCAGGATGCTTTGAGGCACGGGCTGGTCAGTAAGGTGGTTCCTGAGGAGCGTCTAGAGGAGGAGACGTTAGCCATCGCACGGCGGGTCTGTCAGGCCAGCCGGCCCGTTGTAGCCCTTGGCAAGGCCACCTTCCACAG ACAGATGGCCCAGGGGCGGGATGCGGCCTACGCTACAGCCTCTCGTGTCATGGTGGATAACCTCGCTCTCAGAGACGGACAGGAGGGGATACGGGCCTTCATAGAGAAACGGAAGCCTGTGTGGACAAACAAAGCAGAGAAGGCCAATGACGAGTGA